In Mesorhizobium sp. M9A.F.Ca.ET.002.03.1.2, the DNA window AAAAGGCCACCCCACAGAATGATGCCGAGATAGACACCGAACAGTGTATGCGAGAACAGCGGGCTGCCGAGGCGCGCGTGGGTCGCGATGGCGCCACCGAGATAGAAGGTGAGCAGGATGGCGCCGAGCACCGAGGTGCGCGGCACCGCATAGAGCGCGGTCGAGACCAGCCCGATGATACCGAGCATGCGCGAGACGATGGGATCGGCCGGCCAGCCGAGCTGCACCATGGTCTGGGTAACGATATCGAGCGGCGGCAGCTTGATGACGCCGTCGAGGATCATGAACAGCACGATGAGGGCGCTGAGCCCACGACCTGCCCACAGCGCGCCCGGCGTGACGGATGCTTGAGAAATGGTCATTGATGTTCCCTTCCGCTGTTTCGAGCACTGGCTCTCTTCGCCGGGACCCGAACCCAAGGACGCGGCGTGAGGCGACGATCCGACACCCCTGCGATTTTTTGGGCGCACGGTGCTGCGGTGAGCGTCGCACACAGGGGCAAATCCTGATGGATATCGCCCAAAACTGCGACGCGCTTTAAGAAAAATAGAATTTTTCGGCAGGAATCATTTTGGGCGGCGCCTCGCCGAGCGCCTCGAACACCGAGATTTCACAGACGCGGCACAGGCCGTCGAGGGCGAGATCGTTGGCCTCGGTGCCGAACGGGTCCTCGAGTTCTTCCGAAAGCGCGTCGAGGCCGAAGAAGGTGTAGGCGATCAGCGCCGTGAACAGCGGCGTCACCCAGCCGGCAGTGGAGGCGAGCCCAAACGGCAGCAGCAGGCAGAAGATATAGGCGGTGCGCTGCAGGAGCAGCGTGTAGGCAAACGGGAGCGGTGTTCCCATGATGCGCTCGCAACCGGCCTGCGCTGCAGCGATTTTCGACAGGCGCTCGTCGAGGATGCGGTAGCCCATGACATCGATTGCGCCGGCCTTGTACAGCGCCGCGGCTCGCTCGCCCATCCGTCGCACCATGGCGTCGGGTGGGTTGGCTAGCTTGGCGGCACTTTCGGCTTCGTCGCCGATGAACGCGCGCGCGTCGGATGTTGCGTCCACCCGCCTGAGCAGACCGCGCAAGAAGTGGCAGAAGGCGATCGCCTCCATCAACAGGCCGCGCAATTCGACCCGGTTTTCGATCAGCCCGGTGCTGGCGCGCGCCAGATTGCGAATGTCGAAGACAAGCTGGCCCCATAGCTTGCGCGCCTCCCACCAGCGGTCATAGGCGGCATTGTTGCGGAAGCCGAGATAGATCGACAGCGCCACACCAAGCAAGGCGAACGGCGCCGGGCCGGCATTGCCGAAATCGAGCCTCAGCGCCCTGACCGCCAGCACCACCAGTGCGCCATAGACGCCGAAGCCGAAGATCTGCGGCAGGATGCGTGGCACCACCGAGCCGCGCATGATGAAGAACAGATGCAAGAATCCCGGGCGCGGGCGAACGATCATCGAAACCCCTTTCACGAACCGGCAATGATCCCGATCGGTTCCATTGTGCATGCAATACACGCACAAGCCCAGCCGCCAGCGACATGGCAATGTCGTCTTGCCGGCTTGGGGCAGAGCGCGCTATCGAAAAATCCGCGAGACATTCGGGAGCAAATCGATGGCCGGCGAGACCGATCTGAAGAAACTTCTGGCAACGATGACGCCGGAATTGCGTCCCGGCGTCCATGTCTTCGTCACGCTGCCGCCAGACGCGCCGGCGCCTGACTCTCTCGATCCGGTGATGCTGTTTCGCGAGCGCGAGGGCACGACGCTGATCGTGCGTGAAGAGAAGGCCAGGGCGGCTGGCCTGGAAGCC includes these proteins:
- a CDS encoding bestrophin family ion channel, giving the protein MIVRPRPGFLHLFFIMRGSVVPRILPQIFGFGVYGALVVLAVRALRLDFGNAGPAPFALLGVALSIYLGFRNNAAYDRWWEARKLWGQLVFDIRNLARASTGLIENRVELRGLLMEAIAFCHFLRGLLRRVDATSDARAFIGDEAESAAKLANPPDAMVRRMGERAAALYKAGAIDVMGYRILDERLSKIAAAQAGCERIMGTPLPFAYTLLLQRTAYIFCLLLPFGLASTAGWVTPLFTALIAYTFFGLDALSEELEDPFGTEANDLALDGLCRVCEISVFEALGEAPPKMIPAEKFYFS
- a CDS encoding DoxX family protein; amino-acid sequence: MTISQASVTPGALWAGRGLSALIVLFMILDGVIKLPPLDIVTQTMVQLGWPADPIVSRMLGIIGLVSTALYAVPRTSVLGAILLTFYLGGAIATHARLGSPLFSHTLFGVYLGIILWGGLFLRDRRVRALIPFT